A genomic window from Arthrobacter globiformis includes:
- a CDS encoding ABC transporter permease, translating into MSQPSQQDEIMAEQAGLRQEAAGIEPVSEARGLSQGQIVRKRFLGHSGAIVGLAVFAIIFVMAFTSVGYAGIPGWWKYTHEAVSPLVNDGAPTASLWPLAWGEHPFGQDRIGRDLFAMTMRGAQQSITIMVVIGLIAGLIGVVVGALSGYFRGWMEAVLMRLTDVIIIVPALLLAAVMAQLAGRRDEGSWFASFASSNGVLALGIFLGLISWVGLARLMRGEFLTLREREFVDAARISGASNARIIFKHILPNAVGVLIVNVTLTMSAAILTETALSYLGVGVKSPDTSLGLLISQNQEAFATRPWLFWFPGLFIVLICLSINFIGDGLRDAFDPRQKKFNAKKARDAGETVPEATPVAALDSRTDDGRTAGGDRGA; encoded by the coding sequence ATGAGCCAGCCCAGTCAGCAGGATGAAATCATGGCGGAGCAGGCCGGCCTGCGGCAGGAAGCTGCCGGCATCGAGCCCGTCTCCGAAGCCCGGGGCCTGAGCCAAGGCCAGATTGTCCGCAAGCGGTTTCTTGGCCACTCCGGCGCCATTGTCGGCCTTGCCGTCTTCGCCATCATCTTCGTCATGGCCTTCACGTCAGTGGGCTACGCCGGGATCCCCGGCTGGTGGAAGTACACCCATGAGGCCGTCTCGCCGCTGGTCAACGACGGCGCTCCCACCGCTTCGCTGTGGCCGCTGGCCTGGGGTGAGCACCCCTTCGGCCAGGACCGGATCGGGCGCGACCTCTTCGCCATGACCATGCGCGGGGCCCAGCAGTCCATCACGATCATGGTGGTCATCGGCCTTATCGCCGGCCTGATCGGTGTGGTCGTCGGGGCACTGTCGGGCTATTTCCGGGGCTGGATGGAAGCCGTCCTGATGAGGCTCACCGACGTCATCATCATCGTCCCGGCGCTGCTCCTCGCCGCCGTCATGGCCCAGCTGGCAGGACGCCGGGATGAAGGCAGCTGGTTTGCGTCCTTCGCCAGCAGCAATGGTGTCCTCGCCCTTGGCATCTTCCTGGGGCTCATCAGCTGGGTGGGCCTGGCGCGGCTCATGCGCGGCGAGTTCCTCACCCTGAGGGAGCGCGAGTTCGTCGACGCGGCCCGGATTTCCGGGGCCAGCAACGCCCGGATCATCTTCAAGCACATCCTGCCCAATGCGGTGGGCGTCCTGATCGTCAATGTCACCCTGACCATGTCGGCGGCGATCCTTACCGAAACGGCCCTCAGCTACCTCGGCGTCGGCGTCAAGTCCCCGGACACCTCCCTGGGCCTGCTCATCTCCCAGAACCAGGAAGCCTTTGCTACCCGGCCCTGGCTGTTCTGGTTCCCCGGTCTGTTCATCGTCCTCATCTGCCTCAGCATCAACTTCATCGGCGACGGCCTGCGGGACGCCTTTGACCCGCGGCAAAAGAAGTTCAACGCCAAGAAGGCCAGGGACGCCGGGGAAACAGTTCCGGAGGCGACGCCGGTGGCGGCCCTGGACAGCAGGACAGATGACGGCCGGACCGCCGGCGGGGACAGGGGAGCCTGA
- a CDS encoding ABC transporter permease yields MVTYIVRRLVTAALILLGASFLVYLLTAASGDPLAEFRASSAPNKQQLMDSRSALLDLDTPAPVRYFKWLGGAAQCLVPFTGSCNLGKNIAGQPITDALGHALIQTLTLVTGATVLAILVGITLGIITALRQYSTLDYGVTFMAFLFFSLPIFWVAVLLKEFGAIGFNNFLRNPEIPLPVSLGVGAVFGAVAVIVAGGDARRRALTGGIVFTAVAAVLIYFSVTQWFKTPGLGPVVIAIAGAGIAFAVTLLTAGLRNRKALQSALIAAGVGVLLYFVIQPLLNQATFLMIVLLAIAAVLVGLVIGYFMGGYDRGQSMRAAAITSFLVGFLMLLDRFLQAWPAYFNNSRVRGRPIATIGAGTPNIEGDFWIHGLDSFTHLILPTTALVLISLAGYTRFTRASMLEIMNMDYIRTARAKGLSERAVVMRHAFRNALIPVATIVAFDIGGLIGGAVITETVFSVRGMGFLFLDGILHVDPNPVMGVFLCVAITAMAFNLIADLAYSALDPRVRVKA; encoded by the coding sequence ATGGTGACCTACATAGTCCGGCGGCTCGTCACCGCCGCACTCATCCTTTTGGGCGCATCCTTTCTGGTGTATCTGCTGACCGCAGCATCAGGCGACCCGCTCGCGGAGTTCCGCGCCAGCAGCGCACCGAACAAGCAGCAGCTCATGGACTCGAGATCCGCACTGCTGGACCTCGATACGCCGGCGCCCGTGCGGTATTTCAAATGGCTGGGCGGCGCCGCCCAGTGCCTGGTGCCCTTCACCGGCTCCTGCAATCTCGGCAAGAACATCGCCGGCCAGCCCATCACGGACGCCCTCGGCCATGCACTCATTCAGACACTGACACTCGTCACCGGGGCCACCGTTCTGGCCATCCTCGTGGGCATCACGCTGGGCATCATCACCGCCCTGCGCCAGTACAGCACACTGGATTACGGCGTGACCTTCATGGCCTTCCTGTTCTTCTCCCTGCCGATCTTCTGGGTCGCTGTCCTGCTCAAGGAATTCGGCGCCATCGGCTTTAACAACTTCCTCCGCAACCCGGAGATACCCCTGCCGGTCTCACTCGGCGTCGGTGCCGTCTTCGGCGCCGTGGCCGTGATCGTGGCCGGCGGCGACGCCAGGCGCAGGGCACTCACCGGCGGCATCGTCTTCACCGCTGTCGCCGCGGTCCTCATCTACTTCTCCGTGACCCAGTGGTTCAAGACTCCCGGACTGGGGCCGGTGGTCATCGCCATCGCCGGCGCCGGCATCGCCTTTGCCGTGACCCTGCTGACCGCCGGCCTGCGGAACCGCAAAGCGCTGCAGTCCGCCCTGATTGCCGCGGGTGTGGGAGTGCTGCTCTACTTCGTCATCCAGCCGCTGCTGAACCAGGCCACATTCCTGATGATCGTGCTGCTGGCCATCGCGGCAGTACTGGTGGGCCTGGTCATTGGCTACTTCATGGGCGGTTACGATCGGGGACAGTCCATGCGGGCGGCGGCCATCACGTCGTTCCTCGTGGGCTTCCTCATGCTGCTGGACCGCTTCCTGCAGGCCTGGCCCGCCTACTTCAACAACAGCAGGGTGCGGGGACGGCCAATCGCCACCATCGGCGCCGGCACGCCGAACATCGAAGGCGATTTCTGGATCCATGGACTGGATTCCTTTACCCACCTCATACTCCCCACTACGGCGCTCGTCCTCATCTCCCTTGCCGGATACACGCGGTTTACCCGGGCCTCCATGCTGGAAATCATGAACATGGACTACATCCGGACGGCACGGGCCAAGGGCCTTTCGGAACGGGCAGTGGTGATGCGGCACGCGTTCCGGAACGCGCTCATTCCGGTGGCCACCATCGTGGCCTTCGACATCGGCGGTCTTATCGGCGGTGCCGTCATCACCGAAACGGTCTTTTCCGTCAGGGGCATGGGCTTCCTGTTCCTGGATGGCATTCTGCACGTTGACCCTAATCCGGTCATGGGCGTCTTCCTCTGCGTAGCCATTACGGCCATGGCGTTCAACCTCATCGCGGACCTCGCCTACTCCGCACTGGATCCACGAGTAAGGGTGAAAGCATGA
- a CDS encoding ABC transporter family substrate-binding protein: MRFSRISKAVGVAAAAALALSACASTNGGTTPSSNAAGKQGGTATVVEVNAFNTFNPNTADGNTDINSKVSYATHSGFYYIDNQLNIVHNDKFGKMEKTSDDPLTVKYTINEGVKWSDGTPVTAADLLLQWAAFSGYYNDADAEGKAGTSYFSYAGDPTGLALTDFPEIGDNNRSMTIKYSKPFADWEIALGGPGIDIPAHVLAKKAGLADTQAFIDHLKSLPRGDSKAPKAADAKLKAMSDLWNTGFDSKTLPSDPSLFLSNGPFVVQSINQDQSLTMVRNKDYNWGPEAKLDEITVRYIGSSPAQVQALKNGEADIIAPQASADTLEQLKALESQGVTVEQGNQLSYDHIDLNYSGPFADKNVREAFIKTVPRKDIVDKIIKKLDPEAKPLDSQLFVPAQPAYEASAQGNGSSAYQDADVDGAKKLLNGATPEVRIMYNKDNPNRVDAFSLIRESATKAGFKIVDGGLAASDWGKALGKGGYDATIFGWINPGVGVSGVPQIFRSGNGSNFNKFSDPEADKLMDELIVTTDRSKQDDLIKQIDKKIWDSAYGLPLFQSVGVDAYSDRITGVKFMPNQTGVWWNFWEWAEK; the protein is encoded by the coding sequence ATGCGATTCAGTCGTATTTCCAAAGCAGTAGGCGTTGCAGCCGCGGCTGCACTGGCGCTCAGCGCCTGCGCGAGCACCAATGGCGGGACAACCCCGTCCAGTAATGCGGCCGGCAAACAGGGGGGAACAGCCACTGTAGTTGAGGTCAATGCGTTCAACACCTTCAACCCGAACACGGCCGACGGCAACACTGACATCAACTCGAAGGTCAGCTACGCCACACACTCCGGGTTCTATTACATCGACAACCAGCTGAACATCGTCCACAACGACAAGTTCGGCAAGATGGAAAAGACGTCTGACGATCCGCTGACCGTCAAATACACCATCAACGAAGGTGTGAAGTGGTCGGACGGCACGCCCGTCACCGCAGCGGACCTGCTCCTGCAGTGGGCAGCCTTCTCCGGGTACTACAACGACGCCGACGCCGAGGGCAAGGCGGGAACATCCTACTTCTCCTACGCCGGCGACCCCACTGGTCTCGCGCTCACCGATTTCCCCGAAATCGGCGACAACAACCGCTCCATGACCATCAAGTACTCCAAGCCGTTCGCCGACTGGGAGATCGCGCTGGGCGGACCGGGCATTGATATCCCGGCCCACGTCCTGGCCAAGAAGGCCGGCCTGGCCGACACGCAGGCGTTCATCGACCACCTCAAGAGCCTGCCCCGCGGCGACTCCAAGGCGCCCAAGGCCGCCGATGCCAAGCTCAAGGCCATGTCCGATCTGTGGAACACCGGCTTCGACTCCAAGACCCTGCCGAGCGATCCGAGCCTGTTCCTGTCCAACGGCCCGTTCGTTGTCCAGAGCATCAACCAGGACCAGTCCCTGACCATGGTCCGCAACAAGGACTACAACTGGGGCCCCGAGGCCAAGCTGGACGAGATCACTGTCCGCTACATCGGTTCCTCCCCGGCACAGGTCCAGGCGCTGAAGAACGGCGAGGCTGACATTATCGCTCCGCAGGCGTCGGCTGACACGCTCGAACAGCTCAAGGCACTTGAGAGCCAGGGCGTCACGGTGGAACAGGGCAACCAGCTCTCCTACGACCACATCGACCTGAACTACTCGGGACCCTTCGCCGACAAGAATGTCCGCGAGGCATTCATAAAGACGGTTCCGCGCAAGGACATCGTGGACAAGATCATCAAGAAGCTCGATCCGGAGGCAAAGCCCCTGGACTCGCAGCTGTTCGTTCCCGCGCAGCCGGCCTACGAAGCCTCCGCGCAGGGCAACGGCTCCTCGGCCTACCAGGACGCCGATGTTGATGGCGCCAAGAAGCTCCTGAACGGTGCGACCCCCGAGGTCCGCATCATGTACAACAAGGACAACCCGAACCGTGTGGACGCGTTCTCGCTCATCCGCGAGTCCGCAACCAAGGCCGGCTTCAAGATCGTCGACGGCGGACTTGCCGCCTCTGACTGGGGCAAGGCCCTGGGCAAGGGCGGCTACGACGCCACGATCTTCGGCTGGATCAACCCGGGCGTCGGAGTCTCCGGCGTGCCGCAGATCTTCCGCTCCGGCAACGGTTCCAACTTCAACAAGTTCAGCGATCCTGAAGCCGACAAGCTGATGGACGAACTCATTGTGACGACTGACCGCAGCAAGCAGGACGACCTCATCAAGCAGATCGACAAGAAGATCTGGGACTCGGCATACGGCCTCCCGCTGTTCCAGTCCGTTGGTGTTGACGCCTACAGCGACCGCATCACCGGCGTGAAGTTCATGCCGAACCAGACGGGCGTCTGGTGGAACTTCTGGGAGTGGGCCGAGAAATAA
- the ychF gene encoding redox-regulated ATPase YchF → MALTIGIVGLPNVGKSTLFNALTRNQVLAANYPFATIEPNVGVVNLPDPRLQQLAGIFGSQRVLPAAVSFVDIAGIVKGASEGEGLGNQFLANIREAEAIAEVVRVFDDPDVIHVDGKVDPRSDMETINTELILADLQTIEKAIPRIEKEVKIKKREAAELAAIKAAQAVLERGDTIYSSVTSDKLEMEHLKELSLLTAKPFIYVFNADEGILGSEEKQAELRAMVAPADCIFLDAKLESDLVELDEAEAREMLEMNGQDESGLDQLARVGFHTLGLQTYLTAGPKEARAWTIHQGDTAPQAAGVIHSDFQRGFIKAEVVSFEDLIDAGSMAEAKSRGKVRIEGKEYVMSDGDVVEFRFNV, encoded by the coding sequence GTGGCTCTTACTATTGGCATCGTCGGACTGCCCAACGTCGGCAAATCAACACTTTTCAACGCACTGACCCGCAACCAGGTGCTGGCCGCGAACTATCCGTTCGCCACCATCGAACCCAATGTCGGCGTCGTGAACCTGCCCGACCCCAGGCTCCAGCAGCTCGCCGGGATCTTCGGCTCGCAGCGCGTACTGCCCGCTGCTGTCTCCTTCGTTGACATCGCAGGCATCGTCAAGGGTGCCTCCGAAGGGGAAGGCCTGGGAAACCAGTTCCTCGCCAACATCCGTGAAGCGGAAGCCATCGCCGAGGTGGTGCGCGTCTTCGACGACCCTGACGTCATCCACGTCGACGGCAAGGTCGACCCCCGCTCGGACATGGAAACCATCAACACCGAGCTGATCCTCGCCGATCTGCAGACCATCGAGAAGGCCATTCCCCGGATCGAAAAAGAGGTCAAGATCAAGAAGCGGGAGGCCGCGGAGCTCGCTGCCATCAAGGCCGCGCAGGCCGTGCTGGAGCGCGGCGACACCATCTACTCGTCCGTCACGAGCGACAAGCTGGAGATGGAACACCTCAAGGAGCTCAGCCTCCTGACGGCCAAGCCCTTCATCTACGTCTTCAACGCGGACGAGGGAATTCTCGGCAGCGAGGAGAAGCAGGCCGAGCTGCGCGCCATGGTTGCGCCGGCCGACTGCATCTTCCTTGACGCCAAGCTCGAGTCCGACCTGGTGGAGCTGGACGAGGCCGAGGCGCGCGAAATGCTCGAAATGAACGGGCAGGACGAATCCGGGCTGGACCAGCTGGCCCGCGTCGGATTCCACACGCTGGGGCTGCAGACCTACCTCACGGCCGGGCCCAAGGAAGCGCGCGCGTGGACCATCCACCAGGGCGACACCGCCCCGCAGGCGGCCGGCGTCATCCACTCGGACTTCCAGCGCGGCTTTATCAAGGCTGAGGTTGTCTCCTTCGAGGACCTCATCGATGCCGGTTCCATGGCGGAGGCCAAGTCGCGCGGCAAGGTCCGCATCGAAGGCAAGGAATACGTCATGTCCGACGGCGATGTGGTGGAGTTCCGCTTCAATGTGTGA
- a CDS encoding DNA recombination protein RmuC, with product MEPFAVILALLMLLLGAVAGGGAVYVVLRRRSTALEADFDGVSARLSEVSAQFAAADAERKLLSAQNRELGTSREQDASVLRALAPVAEKLTAVQQQVSLLERDRLEQYGQLAQQLQEARLTDEQLMRSTHALESALRSNSARGQWGEVQLRRVVEAAGMMRHVDFHEQHHGTSGAEATVRPDLVVQLPGDKQLVVDAKVPLSAYLEAQELGQSASDKPGLSQAARQNLLAAHAKALKAHVDALSTKKYWDISGNSPELVICFVPAESILAAALSADPALLDHALSRNVVLASPGTLLAVLKSVAFTWRQDVLTDSARELFELARQLYERMGTLGDNVGKLGSSLKTSVDRYNAMVGTLEARVLPTARKLNALDATGLVTPPAVQVTPRSPAAPELQGESRQHAELHAAGPAAAEPDAGELIAGEPRPAVEEEDAA from the coding sequence ATGGAACCTTTTGCAGTCATTCTGGCCCTTTTAATGCTGTTGCTGGGCGCCGTGGCCGGCGGGGGCGCGGTGTACGTGGTGCTGCGCCGCCGGAGCACCGCCCTGGAGGCGGATTTCGACGGCGTTTCGGCACGCCTTTCGGAGGTGAGCGCCCAGTTCGCCGCCGCGGATGCGGAACGGAAGCTCCTGTCCGCCCAGAACCGGGAGTTGGGCACGTCGCGTGAGCAGGACGCCAGCGTCCTGCGGGCCCTGGCGCCGGTGGCTGAGAAGCTGACGGCGGTGCAGCAGCAGGTATCCCTGCTGGAACGGGACCGGCTGGAACAGTACGGTCAGCTGGCCCAGCAGCTGCAGGAGGCCCGCCTCACCGACGAGCAGCTGATGCGGTCCACGCATGCCCTTGAGTCGGCGCTCCGGTCGAACAGCGCCCGCGGACAGTGGGGCGAAGTGCAGCTGCGCCGGGTCGTGGAGGCGGCCGGCATGATGAGGCACGTCGACTTCCATGAGCAGCACCACGGCACATCGGGCGCCGAGGCCACCGTCCGCCCGGACCTTGTGGTCCAGCTGCCGGGCGACAAGCAGCTCGTTGTCGACGCCAAGGTCCCCCTGTCCGCCTACCTTGAGGCGCAGGAGCTGGGGCAGTCAGCCAGTGACAAGCCCGGGCTTAGTCAGGCAGCGCGGCAAAACCTCCTGGCGGCGCACGCCAAGGCGCTGAAGGCGCATGTGGACGCCCTCAGCACCAAGAAGTACTGGGATATTTCAGGGAACTCGCCGGAACTGGTGATCTGCTTTGTCCCGGCCGAGTCCATCCTCGCCGCCGCGCTCTCCGCCGACCCTGCGCTCCTGGATCACGCGCTGTCCCGGAATGTGGTGCTGGCATCCCCCGGCACGCTGCTCGCGGTGCTCAAGTCCGTGGCGTTCACGTGGCGCCAGGACGTACTCACGGACAGTGCACGGGAGCTCTTCGAACTTGCCCGGCAGCTGTACGAGCGGATGGGCACGCTCGGGGACAACGTGGGCAAGCTGGGGTCATCGCTGAAAACCTCGGTGGACCGTTACAACGCGATGGTCGGCACGCTGGAGGCACGGGTGCTTCCCACCGCGCGGAAACTGAATGCCCTGGACGCCACCGGACTGGTGACGCCTCCGGCTGTGCAGGTCACGCCGCGCTCCCCCGCGGCCCCGGAACTGCAGGGCGAATCACGGCAGCACGCTGAACTGCACGCCGCGGGGCCGGCAGCGGCCGAACCGGACGCCGGCGAACTGATAGCCGGCGAACCGCGGCCGGCCGTGGAGGAAGAGGACGCCGCCTAG
- a CDS encoding 4-hydroxy-3-methylbut-2-enyl diphosphate reductase, whose protein sequence is MTSSAVSLSMPTVPRRRRSPEEVLAAAPVPGPKKVLLAAPRGYCAGVDRAVIAVEKALQHYGPPVYVRKQIVHNVHVVSSLEEQGAIFVDETDEVPEGALVIFSAHGVSPAVVQSAEDRGLRTIDATCPLVTKVHKEAVRFAKDDFDILLIGHDGHEEVEGTSGEAPEHIQIINGPHEVDKVTVRDPEKVIWLSQTTLSVDETMETVRLLKDRFPTLQDPPSDDICYATTNRQVAIKKIAPQADLVIVVGSANSSNSVRLVEVALEYGAKASYRVDFANEVDESWFEGVATVGVTSGASVPEVLVKDVLRLLADYGYGAVEEIVTAEEDLLFSLPKELRATLKEAGDVSRALGGRRSR, encoded by the coding sequence ATGACTTCCTCTGCAGTTTCCCTTTCGATGCCAACCGTCCCGCGCCGGCGGCGTTCGCCGGAGGAAGTGCTCGCGGCGGCACCGGTCCCCGGCCCCAAAAAGGTTCTGCTGGCAGCCCCGCGCGGATACTGCGCCGGCGTGGACCGCGCGGTCATCGCCGTCGAAAAGGCACTGCAGCACTACGGACCGCCCGTCTATGTCCGGAAACAGATCGTCCACAACGTGCACGTGGTCAGCTCCCTGGAGGAGCAGGGCGCCATCTTCGTGGACGAAACGGACGAAGTGCCCGAGGGCGCCCTGGTCATCTTCTCGGCCCACGGCGTTTCCCCGGCGGTGGTCCAGTCCGCGGAGGACCGCGGGTTGCGGACGATCGATGCGACCTGCCCCCTCGTGACCAAGGTTCACAAGGAGGCTGTCCGCTTCGCCAAGGACGACTTCGACATCCTCCTGATCGGCCACGACGGCCACGAAGAGGTTGAAGGAACGTCCGGCGAGGCCCCCGAGCACATCCAGATCATCAACGGCCCCCATGAGGTGGATAAGGTGACGGTACGGGACCCTGAAAAGGTCATCTGGCTTTCCCAGACCACGCTCAGCGTGGACGAGACCATGGAGACCGTCAGGCTGCTCAAGGATCGCTTCCCCACGCTCCAGGATCCGCCCAGCGACGACATCTGCTACGCCACGACCAACCGCCAGGTGGCCATCAAGAAGATCGCCCCCCAGGCTGATCTGGTGATCGTGGTCGGTTCGGCGAACTCCTCTAACTCCGTGCGCCTCGTCGAAGTGGCACTCGAATACGGCGCCAAGGCGTCGTACCGTGTTGACTTCGCCAACGAGGTGGACGAGTCCTGGTTCGAGGGTGTCGCCACCGTGGGCGTCACCTCAGGCGCGTCCGTCCCGGAGGTCTTGGTCAAGGACGTGCTCCGCCTCCTGGCTGACTACGGATACGGCGCCGTCGAGGAGATTGTGACGGCAGAGGAGGACCTCCTCTTCTCCCTGCCCAAGGAGCTCCGCGCCACGCTCAAGGAAGCGGGGGACGTGTCCCGCGCCCTCGGCGGACGCCGTTCGCGCTAG
- a CDS encoding exodeoxyribonuclease VII small subunit → MTDPTINTEPANNTEQPGPALPPDIDALSYEEAREQLVAVVSKLEAGGTSLEDSLALWERGEALARRCEEWLEGARKRLAAARKDN, encoded by the coding sequence ATGACAGACCCGACCATCAACACAGAGCCGGCGAACAACACGGAGCAGCCCGGTCCCGCGCTTCCTCCGGACATTGATGCCCTCAGCTACGAGGAAGCACGGGAGCAGCTGGTGGCCGTGGTCTCCAAGCTTGAGGCCGGCGGGACCAGCCTCGAGGACTCCCTGGCCCTGTGGGAACGGGGCGAGGCATTGGCGCGGCGCTGTGAGGAATGGCTGGAGGGCGCCAGGAAGAGGCTCGCGGCTGCCCGCAAGGACAACTAA
- a CDS encoding PPK2 family polyphosphate kinase, producing the protein MAGVAEFTKFPSESLKVGKRFKLADVDPDTTPGYPGNKADGETLLEGLDDKLASLQEKLFAESKFGGTKRVLLILQGMDTAGKGGIVKHVLGAMDPQGVQFKSFKAPTPEERAYDFLWRIEREVPGAGMLGVFDRSHYEDVLIHRVHRWVDPKEIERRYRAINEFEARQVAVGTKVIKVMLHISNDEQKERLLARLDNPAKHWKYNTEDLKQRAFWDDYMAAYQAAFDATNTDHAPWYVVPASKKWYARIAVQQLLLEGLGELELEWPKAEFDVEAERRLVERS; encoded by the coding sequence ATGGCCGGCGTTGCGGAATTCACGAAGTTCCCCTCCGAATCCTTGAAAGTCGGCAAGAGGTTCAAGCTGGCGGATGTTGATCCGGACACCACCCCGGGTTATCCCGGGAACAAGGCCGACGGCGAGACGCTCCTTGAGGGGCTGGATGACAAGCTCGCGTCGCTCCAGGAAAAGCTGTTTGCCGAGTCCAAGTTTGGCGGCACCAAGCGCGTCCTGCTGATCCTGCAGGGAATGGACACCGCCGGCAAGGGCGGAATCGTGAAGCACGTCCTGGGCGCCATGGATCCGCAGGGCGTACAGTTCAAATCCTTTAAGGCCCCCACGCCAGAGGAACGCGCCTACGACTTTCTCTGGCGCATCGAAAGGGAAGTTCCGGGCGCCGGCATGCTGGGGGTCTTTGACCGGTCCCACTACGAGGATGTCCTGATCCACCGCGTCCACCGCTGGGTGGACCCGAAGGAAATTGAACGCCGCTACAGGGCGATCAACGAGTTCGAAGCCCGGCAGGTTGCAGTAGGCACGAAGGTCATCAAGGTCATGCTGCACATCAGCAATGACGAGCAGAAAGAGCGGCTCCTGGCCCGGCTGGACAATCCGGCCAAGCACTGGAAGTACAACACCGAGGACCTGAAACAGCGCGCCTTCTGGGACGACTACATGGCCGCCTATCAGGCAGCCTTCGATGCCACCAACACGGACCATGCGCCCTGGTACGTCGTGCCGGCCAGCAAGAAATGGTATGCGCGCATAGCGGTTCAGCAGCTGCTGCTGGAGGGGCTCGGCGAGCTCGAATTGGAGTGGCCCAAGGCCGAGTTCGACGTCGAAGCCGAGCGGCGCCTCGTCGAGAGGTCCTGA